Within the Eleginops maclovinus isolate JMC-PN-2008 ecotype Puerto Natales chromosome 13, JC_Emac_rtc_rv5, whole genome shotgun sequence genome, the region GTAAAGCATTTTTGATCGATTTTTGACTTCTGACTCCTACCCTCTTTCCTTGCTGCGTTCCTTGGTGATCTGATGACTGGGGTTGTTTTCCTAGGAGTCCCAGATCGTGACTTTCTCTCACGTTGGGGGTATTGTTTATTGGCAAGTTTACTCAGAGGTTCCTCATCTGACTCATCATCGTCGTCCAGTGATTCTGGGTAAGAAATTGAAGTTATGaatatgtttcttttacagAGAACAGCACATCTCTGTTGCATGTCAATGTAGAGAACATATGataccttttttctttaaatcaaccAATCTTTTCAGAGAGACTGAGCAAAGCTTCTCTGCAGCTTTTGAGGGCATTTTGTCCTTTCTTATGAGAGGCTCATCGTCGGAGTCATCATCTGTACTCATATCTGAAACATTTACATACATCAAAagatttaaagccatactttacaGATAGCTGAAATGTTGTGAATGACATGATTATGTAACAACCTGCTTTGTTGTCACTTGTGCCATTTGATTTGAGTGACGTGTTGTCTTTTTCCTCCACTTTCTCAGCTGGTGCagagacttttttctttttaatcaaagGCTCGTCATCTGAGGGGTCATCAGAAGCTAAAACAGGGAAAGCCATAAACATACAGAAAGCATTAGCTTAGCTTTTAGCCTTCACAAACTGTTGACAGTCAGTTTCATTTTTTGTACTCACCTTGTTCGTCCTTTTTTGAGTTAACGttggaactgtgtgtgttttcatgtgactgCTTCTTTTCACTGTCTGGCTTGGCCAGGAGCTTTGAGAGAGGAACGTCTTCTTCAGAGCAGGAGCTGTTATTCCCTGATCAGACATGATGAAGGAAACAgttataacatttacattttggtcTGGTAAAAGGAATTACAAGTCCAACAATATATTTGGACCAAACAAAATTCCTTTGTTTCTAGTATATATATCCTGATATACTTGAACTAAGTACATATTTTCCACTACTTATAGCCAACTCAACAATTAAACTCTGAAATGTGTGTATAGTTAACAAGACTAAAAACGAGGCATATATAAAGGCAAGTCCTAAAGAAATGATTTCCTTAACTAGTTAACTTAAGTAAACATtgtaataaaacagtaaactatgAATAAGTTAGTGAAAGGCCTGCAAATCAAAATATGTAGTGGAAGTACAGGACTTGGTAAGGAACCTGAAATATGTTGCTATTAGATGACTACTGATCAATTCAAAAGTAATGTTTAACCTGTGTGTATTATACTTAACAATATGTTTGCAAAGGGGGAGAATGTGAAGTATTGAGAAATAGAGTAGTAAAGAGTCTAAGTACtagaagtaaaacatttttgatgcGTTTTGACTCACACATTTGAACTCCTACCCTCTTTTTTTGCTGTGTTCCTTGGTGATCTGATGACTGGGGTTGTTTTCCTAGGAGTCCTAGATGGGAATTTTCTCTCAAGTTGGGGGTACTGTTTCTTGCCAAGTTCACTTAAAGGTTCATCATCCGAGTCATCGTCGTCATCCAGTGATTCTGGGTAAGAAATTGAAGTTATGAATCCGTTCTTTTACAGAGAACAGCACATCTCTGTTGCATGTCAATGTAGAGAACATATGataccttttttctttaaatcaaccATTTTTTTCAGAGGGACTGAACGAAGCTTCTCTGCAGCTTTTGAAGgcattttgtccttttttatgaGAGGCTCATCGTCGGAGTCATCATCTGTACTCATATCTGAAACATTTACATACATCAAAagatttaaagccatactttacaGATAGCTGAAATGTTGTGAATGACATGATTATGTAACAACCTGCTTTGTTGTCACTTGTGCCATTTGATTTGAGTGACGTGTTGTCTTTTTCCTCCACTTTCTCAGCTGGTGCagagacttttttctttttaatcaaagGCTCGTCATCTGAGGGGTCATCAGAAGCTAAAACAGGGAAAGCCATAAACATACAGAAAGCATTAGCTTAGCTTTTAGCCTTCACAAACTGTTGACAGtcagtttcatttttttactcACCTTCTGAGTATGGGATGAATAACagtaataacatttcaaatttgGTCAGTTAAAATTATCATAAGTTTAACAATACATTTCGACCAAATGCATTGTCTGATTTAAGAAAGAATGTTCCAGAACTTTGAAGTGACTAAACATTTgactatacatttattttatgtttaatacGAGATACTTAGAAACTAAGAACAAGGCATGTAGACAATTGAGTCACAAAAAACTTGGATTTCTTCGACACGATTTTTGTAAAacaagattttaaaataatttagtgAAACGAGACTGTCATAACCTAAAAACACTTTAGAAAAAGTTAAAGtgaaattattaatttaataatataGGGATTTGATCACTACTGATACATTATCAATTAAAGTATATTAAGTTTAATATATTATGTGTAAGAAGACAGTGCTTAAACAACTTCCCGCCACTGCTTTTTACCAGTAGTACCAATAGTACAGACCACTAACGTGCATAATAGTTAATATACTAACACATTTCTCACatttgctccttttttaaattaaagttacAGCGTAAGGATGATAAGTAATGTTACTATACAATTGTACCCATGTACAGTAGACCTTTTAAATTACTTTCAACATCGTTTATgccaagttcacactacacGATTTTTAGCCCAATTGGCCGCTCCCAGATGGATTTTGGAGCTCGGGGACGAGTAGGCGCTAAATCGGCGCTCGGCAGTCGGCGTTTGATcgttatgtgtgaactgctcaAGAGCGAGGTGAGAGAGTCCCTGACAACTCCCCGACCCGTCCTCAACGCCTCCCTGACCCCCGACTGATATCTAGCCAGCTAAATATCTGGACCTGTCGGCGAGTCcaaatcctgtagtgtgtaaaGGGTTGTGCCTGGTAATGGGTGCGCCGAcgagctacagccaatgagagcgcaagACACGGGGTGAGGAAAAGCCCCGGGGAGCAGTGCACAACTTTCTAAAAAGAAGCGTTGTCCAACACAAGAAGTCGACACTACGGAAGCCGAGAACAGCTaatgatttcttttattttgtatgcacTGTTATGTCGTGATAACGACTTAttatctcgatataacaaaAATCGTTTTCTCGTGATAGCGAattaattatttagttatttcgacataacaaagattgttttctcGTGATAACGAATGAATTTATAATACGTTGGACTTGATTTCAACCATTTCAACCTGCAAGAGCTGCCACGAACGGCTTCCGTAGCAGTTCATGTTAGTTTGTTTACTTGACTGGGTTTGTTTAGGGGCTACCAGTAAGCAGATGAGAGGCTGACAAACTCCTATCTATCTGGGTGCTTCAGCTAAGGTAACGTAAATATTTCTGTTGTATCGCGATAACGAAATAATTCATTCGTTATTACgagaaaacaatctttgttaTGTCGAGATAACGAAATAAATTAATTcagaaaacaatctttgttatatcgagataacgAGATAATAAGTCGTTATCACGAGATAACAGtgcataaaaaagagaaaaatccatGGCCGTCCTCGGCTTCCGTACGACACAGTTGTTTGAAACCTGattgtaaagagaaaaaaaaaactgtaaagttgtagctaggctacacaattcactgaagttaacTTTAGCTGATGTGCTAACCAGCTTAAGCAAAGTAacttattgacagtttctaggtaAAACATAATGACATTCGAAATCCGCGTCATTTCCCGTGTCACTTCTTGCGTGTATTCGTAAGAAAAcgtagtttggagaccagacaAACAGTCCTCGGGGATTTCTCCTGGTGACAGATCGTGTAGTGTGTGACCCCCTGTCGCCGCTCAATCGCGTAGTGTGCACGCCACAACGACTTGAAGACTCCCGAGCGAGTTGTGTGGTGTGAACTGGCTAGCGATCGTACGACTTTGAAAGTCgtgtagtctgtgcaaggcattATGCTATCAAACTCTCTTAATTACTATCCTggtaaataatgtaattgtatTGGTCAGTTTGGAACTTTACCATCTTAACtgtttaaatacacaaacagcatTGTTTTTACTTCCATACTACAAGCTAATGTTTAGCTTTTAGCTGCAAAGCAGTCCAATATCGTTTAGATATGAATTAGCGttaaatcaacaaaacaaacaaaatagtaAGAATAACAACCTGAAGGGTCTTGTGCCACTTCACTGGGCACGTCCGCCGTGCTGCAGTCCATGTTGTTGCTCAGTACAAGTTAATTAATCAATGCTCTCCATCCAAAACGCGCCAATCTGCTTGAACTACACTGCAGCTGTTAGCCTCTTCCTCACTTGGGATTGAGCTAAATTTGCACTTTGTTGTGATTGTTGTTAGCAGCTTTTAAGTGTACTGGTCCACGATACTTAAACTACAATCACTGTGCCACAGAGTGTCTTCAAACAAATTTAAAATCCAGTTTCTCCTGTCATCGTTGTTGTCATATGTAcaggtttggtttgttttcttccGTGTCgtattctttaaa harbors:
- the LOC134874647 gene encoding nucleolar protein dao-5-like isoform X2 gives rise to the protein MDCSTADVPSEVAQDPSASDDPSDDEPLIKKKKVSAPAEKVEEKDNTSLKSNGTSDNKADMSTDDDSDDEPLIKKDKMPSKAAEKLRSVPLKKMVDLKKKESLDDDDDSDDEPLSELGKKQYPQLERKFPSRTPRKTTPVIRSPRNTAKKEGNNSSCSEEDVPLSKLLAKPDSEKKQSHENTHSSNVNSKKDEQASDDPSDDEPLIKKKKVSAPAEKVEEKDNTSLKSNGTSDNKADMSTDDDSDDEPLIRKDKMPSKAAEKLCSVSLKRLVDLKKKESLDDDDESDEEPLSKLANKQYPQRERKSRSGTPRKTTPVIRSPRNAARKEVKYAETSSDSSDDEPLATMKRKLTKEPKDSSSADDDVPLMNLIAKKKPPVKKNTKKKTAAQGRGSKRRESTSDSSDDQPLINLGKKKSTDRQTRVQLKASPAKKKKNAEWTSGSSDLSDGSSDYEPLVNLVKRRSTGKQTKKQPKASPAKKKKNTTPIKSKKKNVSASSSSSSDDEPLFEAAKHPQVTKILSIMLERCDVEEARDIGLHKTSPVKKIAENFSKINSEKSSEEE
- the LOC134874647 gene encoding nucleolar protein dao-5-like isoform X3; translated protein: MDCSTADVPSEVAQDPSASDDPSDDEPLIKKKKVSAPAEKVEEKDNTSLKSNGTSDNKADMSTDDDSDDEPLIKKDKMPSKAAEKLRSVPLKKMVDLKKKESLDDDDDSDDEPLSELGKKQYPQLERKFPSRTPRKTTPVIRSPRNTAKKEGNNSSCSEEDVPLSKLLAKPDSEKKQSHENTHSSNVNSKKDEQASDDPSDDEPLIKKKKVSAPAEKVEEKDNTSLKSNGTSDNKADMSTDDDSDDEPLIRKDKMPSKAAEKLCSVSLKRLVDLKKKESLDDDDESDEEPLSKLANKQYPQRERKSRSGTPRKTTPVIRSPRNAARKEVKYAETSSDSSDDEPLATMKRKLTKEPKDSSSADDDVPLMNLIAKKKPPVKKNTKKKTAAQGRGSKRRESTSDSSDDQPLINLGKKKSTDRQTRVQLKASPAKKKKNAESTCDSSDDEPLINLGKKKMADKQTRKNMKASPPKKKNIASSSSSSDDEPLFEAAKHPQVTKILSIMLERCDVEEARDIGLHKTSPVKKIAENFSKINSEKSSEEE
- the LOC134874647 gene encoding nucleolar protein dao-5-like isoform X1 translates to MDCSTADVPSEVAQDPSASDDPSDDEPLIKKKKVSAPAEKVEEKDNTSLKSNGTSDNKADMSTDDDSDDEPLIKKDKMPSKAAEKLRSVPLKKMVDLKKKESLDDDDDSDDEPLSELGKKQYPQLERKFPSRTPRKTTPVIRSPRNTAKKEGNNSSCSEEDVPLSKLLAKPDSEKKQSHENTHSSNVNSKKDEQASDDPSDDEPLIKKKKVSAPAEKVEEKDNTSLKSNGTSDNKADMSTDDDSDDEPLIRKDKMPSKAAEKLCSVSLKRLVDLKKKESLDDDDESDEEPLSKLANKQYPQRERKSRSGTPRKTTPVIRSPRNAARKEVKYAETSSDSSDDEPLATMKRKLTKEPKDSSSADDDVPLMNLIAKKKPPVKKNTKKKTAAQGRGSKRRESTSDSSDDQPLINLGKKKSTDRQTRVQLKASPAKKKKNAESTCDSSDDEPLINLGKKKMADKQTRKNMKASPPKKKNIEWTSGSSDLSDGSSDYEPLVNLVKRRSTGKQTKKQPKASPAKKKKNTTPIKSKKKNVSASSSSSSDDEPLFEAAKHPQVTKILSIMLERCDVEEARDIGLHKTSPVKKIAENFSKINSEKSSEEE